The sequence below is a genomic window from Streptosporangium lutulentum.
CTCTGCTTGGGCAGCGTCGCGCGCTGGTTGGTTACATCTGCGGGGTCGTGGCCCTGGACGTCGCCGCAATCCTGTTCTTTGTCGTATCCGGCGATTTCCACTGGTCTGATCTGCTCACCTTCACCGCTCTGATGGCGTGTGGCGCCGTCTGCATCGAGGCGACCCGCAGGCTCGGGATGCCCGCGGGCGTCTCCCGTGATCTGCTCTCCGCCTGGTGGCTGCCGGCCGCGCTGCTCCTGCCGCCGCTCTACGCCCTTCTCGCGCCCATCCCGCTCCAGTTCCTGCTGCAGAAACGGGTGCGTGAGACGGTCGTCTACCGAAGGGTCTTCAGCTCGGCGGCGATCGGCCTGGCCGGATGCGCGGCCTCGCTGCTCTTCCACGGCACCACCGACGGCCTGGCCGCGCTGACCAAGGGCGCCGGGGGGCCCATCCTCGCCGCGATCGGCTGCGCCGTGCTCTTCACGGTGATCAACACCGCGCTGATCGCCATCGCCGCACACGCCGCCGACCCCGACAGCCGCTGGCGGGAGGTTCTGTGGAATCGGGAAAGTCTCCTGCTCGACGTGGTCGAGCTCTGCCTCGGCGTCATCGTCTCTATCACCTGCGCGCTGAACCTGGCGCTGCTGGTCCTGGCGCTGCCGCCGGTGGTGCTGCTCCAGCGCAGCCTGCTCCACGCCCAGCTGCAGGCGGCGGCCCGCACCGACTTCAAGACCGGTCTGCTCAACGCCGCCGCGTGGCAGCGCGAGGCGGACACCGAGATCGTCAGGGCGCGTCGCACCGGCGAGACGCTCGCCCTGCTCATCGTCGACATCGACCACTTCAAACGGGTCAACGACACCTACGGCCATCTGATCGGCGATCAGGTGCTGGTGGGCGTGGCCTCCACCATCCGCAGCCAGCTCCGTGACTACGACGTGGTGGGCCGCTTCGGCGGCGAGGAGTTCGTCGTCCTGCTGCCCAGAGCCGATGTCACCGAGGCCCGCAGGGTCGCCGAGCGGCTGCGGTCCCGGGTGGGGCGGATGGCGGTTCCGGCCGACGACAACATGATCACCGTGACGATCTCGGTCGGGGTCGCGATCATGAGCGTGCACGGCGACGACCTGATCGAACTGCTCGCCGCAGCCGATCTGGCCCTTTACCGAGCCAAGGAGCTCGGCCGCGACCGAATCTGCCTGCCCGCCACGGTTGTGCCCCCTGCCCGTCGCGCTGGAGCGGAGTCCGCCCCTAGCTGAGCTCAGCAGGCCCTAAACTAAAGGCATGCCGGAGTACATCTACACAATGCAGCGCGTGCGCAAGGCGCACGGCGACAAGGTCGTCCTCGACGATGTGACGCTGTCGTTCCTGCCGGGCGTCAAGATCGGCGTCCTGGGCCCCAACGGCACCGGAAAGTCGACGCTGCTGAAGATGATGGCGGGCCTGGAGCAGCCGTCCAACGGCGACGCCCGGCTCATGCCCGGCTTCAGCGTCGGCATGCTTCAGCAGGAACCCCCGCTCAACGAATCCAAGACCGTGCTCGGCAACGTCGAAGAGGGCGTCGCCGAGACCAAGGCCATGCTCGATCGATACAACGAGATCGCCGAGCTCATGGCCACCGACTACAGTGACGCGCTCCTGGACGAGATGGGAACGCTGCAGGAAGCGCTCGACCACCGTAACGGGTGGGATCTCGAAAGCCAGCTGGAGCAGGCGATGGACGCCCTCCGCTGCCCGCCGCCGGACTCCGAGGTCACCCAGCTCTCGGGTGGTGAGCGCCGCCGGGTCGCGCTGTGCAAGCTGCTGCTCGAACAGCCCGACCTGCTTCTGCTCGACGAGCCCACCAACCATCTGGACGCCGAGAGCGTCCAGTGGCTTGAGTCCCACCTTGAGAAATACCCCGGCACCGTCCTGGCCGTCACCCACGACCGTTACTTCCTGGACAACGTGGCCAACTGGATCCTGGAGCTCGACCGCGGTCGTTGCCACCCCTACGAGGGCAACTACTCCACCTACCTGGAGGCCAAGGCGGCCCGGCTCAAGCTTGAGGGCCAGAAGGACGCCAAGCGCAAGAAGCGCCTGGAGGAGGAGCTCGAATGGGTCCGCTCCAACGCCAGGGCGCGCCAGACCAAGAGCCGGGCGCGTCTGCAGCGCTACGAGGAGATGGCCTCCGAGGCCGACAAGCACCGCAAGCTTGACTTCGAGGAGATCCAGATCCCGCCGGGCCCGCGCCTGGGCACCACGGTCATCCGCGCCGAGAAGCTCACCAAGGGCTTCGAGGACCGGGTCCTGATGGACGGCCTCTCCTTCGACCTGCCGCGTAACGGCCTCGTCGGCATCATCGGGCCGAACGGCGTCGGCAAGACGACGCTGTTCCGGATGATCACCGGAAGCGAGACGCCGGACAGC
It includes:
- a CDS encoding sensor domain-containing diguanylate cyclase, coding for MAAPSHTSVKPHGGVTLLADRWPLLGQRRALVGYICGVVALDVAAILFFVVSGDFHWSDLLTFTALMACGAVCIEATRRLGMPAGVSRDLLSAWWLPAALLLPPLYALLAPIPLQFLLQKRVRETVVYRRVFSSAAIGLAGCAASLLFHGTTDGLAALTKGAGGPILAAIGCAVLFTVINTALIAIAAHAADPDSRWREVLWNRESLLLDVVELCLGVIVSITCALNLALLVLALPPVVLLQRSLLHAQLQAAARTDFKTGLLNAAAWQREADTEIVRARRTGETLALLIVDIDHFKRVNDTYGHLIGDQVLVGVASTIRSQLRDYDVVGRFGGEEFVVLLPRADVTEARRVAERLRSRVGRMAVPADDNMITVTISVGVAIMSVHGDDLIELLAAADLALYRAKELGRDRICLPATVVPPARRAGAESAPS
- the ettA gene encoding energy-dependent translational throttle protein EttA, producing MPEYIYTMQRVRKAHGDKVVLDDVTLSFLPGVKIGVLGPNGTGKSTLLKMMAGLEQPSNGDARLMPGFSVGMLQQEPPLNESKTVLGNVEEGVAETKAMLDRYNEIAELMATDYSDALLDEMGTLQEALDHRNGWDLESQLEQAMDALRCPPPDSEVTQLSGGERRRVALCKLLLEQPDLLLLDEPTNHLDAESVQWLESHLEKYPGTVLAVTHDRYFLDNVANWILELDRGRCHPYEGNYSTYLEAKAARLKLEGQKDAKRKKRLEEELEWVRSNARARQTKSRARLQRYEEMASEADKHRKLDFEEIQIPPGPRLGTTVIRAEKLTKGFEDRVLMDGLSFDLPRNGLVGIIGPNGVGKTTLFRMITGSETPDSGEIVVGETVKISYADQSRGGIDPAKNIWEVVSDGLDYIKVGQVEMPSRAYIAAFGFKGPDQQKKAGILSGGERNRLNLALTLKQGGNVLLLDEPTNDLDTETLSSLENALLEFPGCAVITSHDRWFLDRIATHILAWEEGSNWFWFEGNYADYEKNKIERLGVDAARPHRVTYRRLTRD